ctccatgctttctgtttttgttgtttgcaaaaaaatatatagtaggcctatttattggtaaccagcaacaagtgcaatttgttaatcgctgtcattctctctcctgccaacacaaatgtgttacgttccaagtagtgcgtaattctgcttcataaagttgaacaaatacatttggccatataaatagccagtttatggtctacagtgtagttggtaagttatggtaggccaacttggagtgaacatacgATTCGTTgtctagctgagtagcctggcaggtgcgcacgtaggcatagcctacggccgaacactgcaagcgctaaTGAATCGTGGTTCTCAACGACAACCAcgccgttaacttaaataggcctaggttaacatcacacTGAGTTCGtgattcaagcaagcaaaacgatgatttgaatacatctgtttcactggaaggacaagggtaacaacaggacaacacagagacaggccagaatgcaggactaatgttatgagagtattacagtaatatgggatattctacgggaaaatattaaaacggcaagacagcggggaaacgttaaaatgataaacccggaaaaaattggcatgttaggtatttttcggtccctgtgattatttgtgaaattgtgcaaacggccttttcaagtcatttgagaaggaaggagtgtaagctcccaaattgacgcttcgtctgagaaattgagttttggataatgttcagtttcggcagctttacaatgactgaggaagcctagagacgagtccatagcaacaagttcatgtgttgaatttgttattacccagtgtgctttgttgaatggtctcaatgctttattgttttatttcatgtgaatacttactagaggagtaacttttctcgttaggctaatgcagttgcaggaagtgtgcatttagtttccatgcttattgtgtttccacaacaatgttagtgagtaaatctactgaaatggccaccattttggatcagattccaaaaataattcagtgtaaatgcatggattccagttgctgctactggaagaaactggaatccatgcatttccactgaattatttttttggaatctgatcccttatcatacctgttcattcttactcgttgctttcgacttatcgcggactaaattcaagatggctgcaaacgctaaacttcgtggaagatactgtctgtataaatcgccttgtaagtaaactaccagtgctttttcaaagttctcaatgtctcgcttttaaatgtcagggccctcgaagtctaccaatgaagtgtggagatacattgagcctcgtaaatgggtgtaaaacagtgatttatttgcatggctagcccgatgcgagaagcaccactattgaaaaaagctgttggtagcatcggctaactaagccagattttggagtgcaggggacaagccgagatgggctatgagacatacgttcacactcggtatcatgtttcaatacactttaggtcaatatcacaccggaattctcctttaagacttTTAAAGTAAAGTAATTATATCATCACTACAAGTGGTGTCGACTAAAACAAAATTATGTTATCTGAAAGATGCCCATATTTTGTGTGGATCTTGTACACAACTTCAGTAGTGTCTATTTGCTTCCAGTCCAGTTTCAACAAGAACaagcacatatatacacacaaagaaacacaaataGTATACACACTCAAGGTGTCTGCACATTTTTAAAGTACTAATGAAAAACAAAGTACCATAACTACACGTGGTGTTGACTTATTGTATGCACTGCACCTCTTCCCTCAGTGTAACTGAATCTTTGGAGGAAGAGTGCTGAATGCGGTCCACAGACTGATAGTGGGGCCTGAGGCCTGAACACCATCGCTACATGTGGTGTTGACTCAGTGAAAAGAGTGCTGATAGTGGGGCCTGAGGGCTTTACCAGAGCAGGCATATCTGCACTGTTGTAGCATATGAAGGTTAACTAACAGTCCTGCCAACCCTGAGGAAATGTTTTTAGCACACCTTATGTTGAAGATGTTTTCATCTCACTTCAACCTAAACCGACATACACGTGAGATTTTGACTAATTGCCTTATTGTCTTGTTACACTGATTGTGTGTTGGGACTTTTATTGCAAGTCTGTGTATAACATCTCTGAACAGGTAACAAAAGTAACAACTCACCTTGGATATGATAGCACTTGTCCTTTGCTGACCCCCTGCTGTCCATGGGTAACAGACTCCTCATCCTTCAGGGACACGTGGCTGGACACAGCACATGCTGCTCTGCCTGTCTGATTTCCACTGACAGCATTCACACCATCTTGAGGAAAATCCATCCTAATCAACCTAGAAATAAATAGAGAGAAACAGCGGCATAGAGACAGAcatagggagagaaagaaaggaggaggaagccATAGGTGTATTACGGAATGTACTGTATGGAGGAATATTAAGACCTCGGTTACACCTTGTTTGTCaagaatgtatatatatatatgtgtggaaCCCGACATATATTAGGATATCTTGCATGAAAGTCTGTGCtgaatatatttaattatatgcaGAAAATAAAGTGTCCAATATTGAATTACTCATACAGCGCAGTTCCATGCAGCCAATAAACGGTTTTGAATCAGTTTATTGCCCAAATTCCGTTTATGTCAATATTCCGTTCAACCTGTTTACAAGCAAGTGGAATGTCACATTTTGAGCATATTCCTGTTTACATAGCAATCGACATTATTCCGAATAAGTCAGCGACGCAGCCCACAAATAGGCTCCCAACGTCATGACGTAAATCTCCGCTGGTGGAATTCCCTCTTTTGGCTGAATGATATAGGCCTAACGTCTTCAGGGTCTTCCACCAGTATTTCACTTGTTCAGGCGTACGTCGATAGCCAGCCTCATTAAGTTTTTcacaaatatttttaaaaatgtcgcTATTATGACATTTTCTCCTAATTATGTGTGAATTGAGCATGCGCAGGACTACAATCCACTTCCTTCTGGGAGCATATTCCGTTTAAGGTGTTTTCATGACCCAATATTCTGTTTAAAACAGGCATACGGTATGCTAGGTTGTGCAAACGGTTTATTAGTAAGCCGAATATGGCCTTTTTCGGTTTATTTCAATCAGAATAAGGTGTTTACAAGACACACGCATATTCGGTTTACTCTCAATAAACCGTTTATTGGCTGCATGAAATCGCGCTGATAGTTTGAAATTCATTGATAAATACTGTACATGGAAATACAGTATTATTTAACATAGATGGAAATATGTAACGGGATAATGTAtggaacgctggtcattatcaggaaaataagtcccgacagggaatATGTTCAAGTTTCATATATGTGGATATACACTGTACTGTATCACTTTTCTGTATCAGAAATTCACACAATTGTACACAATCTGCATGAATACAGTAATCAGCCTGTAATCAGTCTAGTAGTGTGAGTTAGGCAAAATCTCTTGCAAAGCACAATGCCATAAACAATAAACTGGTGAAAAGGTCTGACAACTGGGAAAGAAAATATGGAAGTAAATCTATTCATTTTCTACTTTATTTTTCTTAGACATAACTGAGCTAACATCAGTTTGTGATTTGGACATTTTTCTCGTAATCAATTTTCTTCttaattaaagcaacaccaaagagttttttgtaccttaaaataatgtttccaaaattgtttccgtggttcatcaacttgtaacaccATCATAAAGTTTGTGAATGCCACACCCTGGCCCTGGATCTTATCTGTCTGACCTGCTGCCTTAGATTGATTCAGGCCCATCACAGCAGACACAGTAGACTGATGGACAGCTTCACAGCTATTGAACAACTTAAACATGGAAAGAGACTTGTGATGTGTGCACTATAAAAATGTCAGTACCCATTCTATCTGTACTACCTACACTAAATATGGCAATGCAATTCAACAAATAAGCAACATTCATAATTATCttatcattgttttttttatcagtatGTATATTTCACAATAAATTGGTTTTGATTGAACTTCTTATTTCTTTATGtttatcactcacatacattaaaGAAGTGATTTAGTTGATTTAGTACTTACTGCCATGTTTAGTGTTggcatataaaaacacacacagtacattatGCTAGCATTCAGGAGTGAGTAGTTGGGCTTCGGTCCATGTTAGTATAATGTGGTATATTTCAAAGGTTAACTTGTGATTTATAGGCACTCTTAGTAAGATTTGCTCACAGGGTCCCCCTGCAGAAccgcaataataaacaaactaaatatgcatcttttgcaacaaagtatgaCCATAACTCCGATacaatatagagggaatgcaccgACCGCAGCCTGTAGAAAAATATCTTCTAAttcctgtagcatagcagctcttTTGCGTTTCTATTtcagagggggggaggggggcattttccTACCCAAAACTACAACGTTTCGACAGTGTAGGTCGGTAATCGCCTAGAGAGCCGATCAGATAATGGCAGAAGTGCTGTACATAATGTTAttaggttatgtgccatcaaaatgattttgaaaaCGTTGCATTAAGCTTGATGTGACACTTTTTTGAACAAACAGATCACACACTGCATGTAAATAGTTAATTTCTATGTGTTCTTGAATTATACTTGTTGATTGTTGATACAGTACGTTGTGCTGTCAGGTATCTTGAACTTGAAAAAATGCAGTCAGACCAGTTTCTATAAGCCACACCCATAATAAGTTGCATTGAATAGATATTtacttacacgcacacacacacacacacacacacacacgatcacagGGCCAGGGAGTAAGATTTATCAACAGATTTAAAGACTCTAACTTAGAAAAGTTTGAGATTATGTTTGTGTACACTTAAAGTCATGCTGAAAGAGTGAAGGGAAAAGTGAAGTCAATTTATCTGCTGTTCCAGTTATGATGACAGAGTgaggaaaagaagaggaagaagacaaTGTCACGAGAACTTCCTCCTCAGAGAGGTAAGCCGTGTATACCAACTGTCTGACTGATCTGCTGAATAATGTAACAGGATTACATACATTGTGTCTTTTAAGGCTTTAAAGTAGGGGTGCCAATTGCCAAACTACTGTACAACTCACAAACCAACTACAGTACGACCCATTGTTCTGTTTTAGGTGGTCGGCCACAAAttctaaaaataaaatgtaatgtggCTTGTTATCATATTACTGTCCATTTGTACACTTGTAGATGTTACTGCAATTTTTAACGACTATGGCATGTTTATAGTTTCATTAACCTCTCCGACTGCTGAATGTTGCTTGTCTTCTTGGAGACTATTGTGAGCCATTATCTCTCTCTGACATATTGAAGCccccctttttaaaaaaaatcctgaaaTGGCATACCCACATTAAAAAGACCACAGTTCACGATGaacgtgttttctttttttcagagctgcgaatggtggtggtgggtgccAATCTGTCTCACAAGACATCTGTAATAAACACTCTACTCGGTCAGGCAGGGCTAGAGGTTGGGAAAAGAACAGCTTcctgtgtgaggagagagggtgagttCATGGACAGGAAGCTCATCCTTATTGACACCCCAGGCTGGTGGAGGGATTATATGTCGACTGACACAGCTGAGTTCATTAAACAGGAGTTTGTTCTGAGTGTGACCAAGTGTCCACCAGGACCTCATGTTTTCATTCTGGTAATTGGCACTGATGCCCCATTTACTGAGAAAAACAGGAGGTCTGTGGAAGATCATTTAGGGCTCTTTGGTGAGACAGTTTGGAAGCACACAATAGTGGTGTTCACCAGAGGAGAATATCTGGAGGATAAAAGCTCAGAGCAGCACGTTGAGACTCAGGGGGAGGCTCTGAAGTGGCTGGTagagaaatgtgggaacagGTGTCACATGTTTTATAGTGACAGTAGAGAAGGTTATAAGGAAGTCAGTAAGCTACTGGATCAAATTAATGGCATTGTGGCAAAGAATGGCAACAACAGTTTTGAGGTTGATGAGGAAAGATTAAGAGAAGTTGAAGGGAAGAGGAACACTCATCGGGAGAGAGCAAAGATGAGACAGCAGAAGATTATGGACCAAAGAGAAACGCCACATGCATCGGGTGAGTAGCTTAATAACAGCGGCAACAATAAGTAAGCAATTGGTCCCTTTTGAATTATAAACATTTCTCTTAAAATATTGCCAGATCTTCATCTGTTTTCACTACATGCACTTCAGAATCACGGTTATTCCTACTTTGTGTAGCCATATTCTTGATTCAGAACATGGCAGGTAATTTCTTTGTCTTTTATGCCACTATTTTAAACATAATAATTGCATGTCAAAATGATACAATCATCTTAAATTGGGCATACTTAAAGACTTTTTGGAAACTTAAACAATATTAAAGATCTGTAGGCTTGTGCCCACCTAACTTCAAAGGGCACTGGatatacaatttaaaaaaatatatattatcttataggcctacacactttgGAGTTGAGGATCAAATCACATTTTATGACGAATTAATGCAGAGCAATAATTGTTTTGTGCGTCATCTTGTAGTCTGCAAAGTAGTATTCACTAAACATGCAGAGAAAGCTATGAACACAAACAATTGACAGATTTACACATTATAAATCTTTCAATTTGCAAATTGTTCATTCAGGGGTTGTCCCCTCACTACCAGAGCTGAGGTTTCTTCTTTTGGGATGGAAAGCCTCTGGGAAAACATCTGCAAAGAATACCATTCTGGGCGTGAAAGCTGTAAAGAGGGCTAGATCTTTTCGGTCTGAGAGAACATCTGGAGAAGTTTCTGGAAGACGAGTTTCTGTGGTGGACACCCCTAGCTGGTGGAAGTACTTACCTGCCAAATGCACTCCAGAATGGGTGAAGAAAGAGTTGCAGGGAGGGCTGACTCTAGATTCCAAAGCTCCCCATGCCATACTTCTAGTTGTCCCAGCAGATACAACCTTCCGCGAAGAACAGAGGAAGATCACTGAGGATAACATGAAGATGTTTGGTGAGCAGGTATGGAGACACACCATGGTGCTGTTCACATGTGGTGATCTGTTGGGAGACACGAGTATTGAGGAGCACATTGAGAGTGAAGGAGAACCACTGCAGTGGCTCATAGAGAAGTGTGGGAACAGATATCACGTCCTGAGTTGGAATGATAAAGAAGAGAAAGTCAAGGAGCTGCTGAGGAAGACAGAGGAAATGGTGGCCAGTAACAGTTTATTTAGTCCAGAGCCTGAAACACAAATAATGGTGGTTGAAGGAACTACAGAGGAACAGGAAGATGTACAAAGACAAATGGCATGTTTGTTGGATGAGAAATGGCAGAGAATGGATAAAGAAATGGAGGAGAAGATAACGAATATTATCAAGAGGGAAACTACCTCAAGCAAGACTAATCATGTGGACTGTGAGTTTtcatcttattttttttcattcctcAATAACCTCTATATCTACCCAACATTCCTACATACCCATTCCTTCTGTCAATTTGTATGTATTATTTGTAATATTGTCTTCAACAGAAGAAAGATGCTGTCAGTTGTATTGcaattgtttgttttctgtaatCAGTTAGTGACAAACACCCGTCCTCTCAAAGTACTTTGGAGGAAATCAActcagaaaagttgctgagcaCCCCTAAGACTCAATCATCCATTAAGGAATCTACAGTTATTGATGGATTCACAGGTATAATTCACATTATCTTTAGAATAGTATGTTTACTATAATGTTCTGCTTTACTGTAGATCTTCTATTTTCAGGcatacagttgtgctcatatttacacacccatgactgaaaagaagaaaaaaaataataatattttggaaaaaaaaatgatctTAATGCCTTTATCAAACAAATGaggaaaatccaacctttaaggacacacattttctttgtgaatgaataatgtatcagaAATATATAAAAGTTTTTCCTTAAAATATAGGGGGCCTATATACACACCCCTGTTAAATTCCCGTaaaaggcaggcagatttttgttttaaagaccagttatttcatggatccaggatactattcatcctgataaagttcctttggcctttggaattaaactAGCCCCACATCTTCACATACCCTTTACCATACCTAGAGactggcatggggtactttccataataagatcatctctcaatgcaaatcaaaccagctattagtaGCCTGGCTATCACCAGACAAAGCTCAATCTTTTGAGATTGAACATAAGTCTGGGGAGTCTGCGCTGTTGTATTGCTACTGCAAGAGGCGTGATCAATGGGCAAagttcaaatgactctgtaCACTTGGATAGCAATCAGACCAACAATCCTGGTGTGCCTGGTGGATAAGCCAGTTTGTGATTGGTTCCAGCAAAAGTGGAACAGAAGCATGAGAGATACTGTAAATGTGCAGGGTTCCAGTCTGAGCTGCAGGGGGAAATCCATTTGCCGGCAGATCGGGCTTGGTTTACCCAGTCTAAGCTATAGggtaactgaaataaaaccatgccaatcaaCTTTACCATGTGTAAACTTATGAACTGTATCATaatgccatttttatttttcaaatgttGGTTTCAAAATACATTAATGTGCTAAGATCCTATGTTACGCCCAGTGCATCACAGCGCAAAGTGTGGCACCACTGtctttttgagtttgtggccaacacAGTTATCATTAGATGCACACGTTGTGTAAATAGCAAATGAACTTGTGTAATGTGCACCCAATGGTGTGTTAATGAAAAAATGAGGTGTGGTCACTATAGGTGCATCCATCACACATTGCTATTTTGACACCACTGAGAATGATAATGCCAATGACCACAAAGACC
This window of the Alosa alosa isolate M-15738 ecotype Scorff River chromosome 7, AALO_Geno_1.1, whole genome shotgun sequence genome carries:
- the LOC125298003 gene encoding GTPase IMAP family member 8-like isoform X1, encoding MSRELPPQRELRMVVVGANLSHKTSVINTLLGQAGLEVGKRTASCVRREGEFMDRKLILIDTPGWWRDYMSTDTAEFIKQEFVLSVTKCPPGPHVFILVIGTDAPFTEKNRRSVEDHLGLFGETVWKHTIVVFTRGEYLEDKSSEQHVETQGEALKWLVEKCGNRCHMFYSDSREGYKEVSKLLDQINGIVAKNGNNSFEVDEERLREVEGKRNTHRERAKMRQQKIMDQRETPHASGVVPSLPELRFLLLGWKASGKTSAKNTILGVKAVKRARSFRSERTSGEVSGRRVSVVDTPSWWKYLPAKCTPEWVKKELQGGLTLDSKAPHAILLVVPADTTFREEQRKITEDNMKMFGEQVWRHTMVLFTCGDLLGDTSIEEHIESEGEPLQWLIEKCGNRYHVLSWNDKEEKVKELLRKTEEMVASNSLFSPEPETQIMVVEGTTEEQEDVQRQMACLLDEKWQRMDKEMEEKITNIIKRETTSSKTNHVDFSDKHPSSQSTLEEINSEKLLSTPKTQSSIKESTVIDGFTGHEGQKQTGEVNTVQMEQMREMLEREWSRWEIGITERCQHMLSDLRQSADVSSEADVHDLEHSFRKVVSWMHNLTSGYGSDEDLETEEMV
- the LOC125298003 gene encoding GTPase IMAP family member 8-like isoform X2 is translated as MSRELPPQRELRMVVVGANLSHKTSVINTLLGQAGLEVGKRTASCVRREGEFMDRKLILIDTPGWWRDYMSTDTAEFIKQEFVLSVTKCPPGPHVFILVIGTDAPFTEKNRRSVEDHLGLFGETVWKHTIVVFTRGEYLEDKSSEQHVETQGEALKWLVEKCGNRCHMFYSDSREGYKEVSKLLDQINGIVAKNGNNSFEVDEERLREVEGKRNTHRERAKMRQQKIMDQRETPHASGVVPSLPELRFLLLGWKASGKTSAKNTILGVKAVKRARSFRSERTSGEVSGRRVSVVDTPSWWKYLPAKCTPEWVKKELQGGLTLDSKAPHAILLVVPADTTFREEQRKITEDNMKMFGEQVWRHTMVLFTCGDLLGDTSIEEHIESEGEPLQWLIEKCGNRYHVLSWNDKEEKVKELLRKTEEMVASNSLFSPEPETQIMVVEGTTEEQEDVQRQMACLLDEKWQRMDKEMEEKITNIIKRETTSSKTNHVDFSDKHPSSQSTLEEINSEKLLSTPKTQSSIKESTVIDGFTGHEGQKQTGEVNTVQMEQMREMLEREWSRWEIGITERCQHMLSDLRQSDVSSEADVHDLEHSFRKVVSWMHNLTSGYGSDEDLETEEMV